The Siansivirga zeaxanthinifaciens CC-SAMT-1 region AATTTAGAGGAAGAGGAAATGCCTTTGCTGTTTTCAGGTTGGTTGCGTGTGAATCATGCTGATTTAAGCGACCGCAAAAATGAGATTTGGGAAGAATACTATACCATTCAAAACATCCTGAATCCGGATCCTGAAAAACCTCAAGTTCCACCAAAGGATTACCATTTGTTTTTCAGAAAATTCCGTGAGCAAGTAAATAAGTCGATTGAAGAACCGGAAAACGAGAGCACTTCCACAGAGGCATTTGCCTCATGGCTTGATGAAAACTACCCCAATATTACCGATGCGGATAAAAAAGCCCTTACCGGAAATTACGATAACTGGCTAAAGGAAAAGGCTAAGAACTTAAAGGCATTGGAGAATTTATCCAAGCCTAAAAAGATGCAGCCGCATAGTGCCATTTTCAATAAGCTTCAAAAACTCATTCCTAATCTAAATGAACATTTGGAGACAGGTACTCCAAGCGGTAAGTCAGTATTGGATAGCAAAGCGTTGATGGATTTATCCTATGACTTTTTAGGTCAGGATAAAAAAGGACGTTACCTCATTGCATTGGCTCACTATTTCAGTCAGAATGGCGATTTAGTTCCCGATCCTGATATGCAGATTCGTATTGATTTGGAACTGGAAACCGGTGAAGCCATGCACTACCAAGACCAATTTGGTTACCGACCGGTATATGTCTTTGAGGATGGCAAGGAACTGGTGAACCTCAAAGAGAAAAAAGAGCAAAACAAGTTCTTATCCGGATGGTTGAGCAATCTTTTGAACCAAGGTCATAAACTGGAATTAGAAGCCACTGAAAACAATGAAGAAGAAACTATTTCCAAACCTGAAACACCACAAGAACAACCAAAAGACGAAGGCATTCTTGCTCATAGTGGATTAACTCCCGATGGCATATTTCAAGCATTTGATAAAGCCTACAAACAAAAGAACTACGAAGGAGCCGCCAGGGAACTGGATGTGCTTCTTATGGATATTCGCAACGGACATCACTTAGAAAGTTTTCCTGAAGCCATACTTCGATCGGAAATGACCGGAATGCGAACACCTATGAAAAAATTAGGTTGGGCTCACTACTATCGAATCATTGATGATGAGCAGTTTAAAGAAGCTCTCTCTACCAATCTTTGGGAACTCGTTCCACAGGAATACAAACAGGTAAAGGCAATCAAACCACTTGACTGGAAAGCCGATCCGATGGATAAAGGCTTGCAAAAGATTGTTGCTTCTTTCGTTTCAAAAGACGAATACCGAACCGCAATGTTGGGGGTGAATTTTGATAAAAACGGCATAGTTGCTACCAATGGATTCAAGCTTCTTTTCATTCCTGATACCGATCATGTAGCCGAAGGCTTGTATTGTATTTCTCCCAAATGTTGGGAAGCAATCAATATTGATAGCAAAGACGGCACAGGACTTTCAGAAGTGGATCAGGATCGTGTGGAACAATACCGTACCCAAACTCGATACCCGGATTATAGCTCGGTTATTCCTTCTTCCTTAAATCATATTCAGCCCATAGATGCAGAAAGCCTATTGAGCTTTTTGGAAGGCATGAAACGCTCCGGATTTTTAAAACCGGACAATTACCCTGTTTGCTTAAAAGCAGGCAGCTATTTTGTTGGTTTTGCTGTGGATATACTCATTGATTCCATCAAAGCACTATTGCATTTAGGAATCACCGAATTGGAACTAGGCGTATTGGAAGCAACCAAAGGTTGTTTACTGGCTGAAAAAGGAAAAACCAAAGATGCTAGAGGGTTACAGCATCCTTTTGTACTGATGATGCCTCTTGTGGTGGATGCCGTTTATGAACGTGATTATCCCGATACTGGTGATGTGTATTTTGATACTACTCTTAATTCAGTTGTTACCAAAGGAATTGATGAACCCAAAGAGCAAGAATCAGAGCTTTTAAAAGATGCCGAGGAAGACATTGAAATCCCTTTTACCAAACAAACCGGATATAGAGGTTCCATTCGATTAAGAACTATTCCTGAAAAAGGATTTAGTTATGGTAATTCTTCGGGTAAAGAATTTGGTGATTTTTCAGGCTCTTCTTCTCCAAGTACACCGGTTTCAGATAAAGATATTTTTCCAACTAAAGAGAAAGCCTTAAAAGCAGCATTTGATGAACATGTAAAAACACTTGCAGCTCATATTCAAAGTAGAGATAGCATTTACAACAATGAAGAGCAAAAGCTAAAGAAACTTAGAAAAGCTCTTGATGAACTGATTGCCTTTGCCAAAGCACAAGGCATTCCCATTAGTCAAATTCCCGATAAAAGTCCAATAGCCAAAAAAGGTTCCATTGATTTTACCCTGCCTGCTGCATGGAAAATGACCGATGACGAATACCCTCAAAACAAAGTGTTGGTATTTGGCAATCCTTACAATCAGTCGAAGTTACGGACGATTTTGTTAGACCGTATTGAAGCCACTTCCATACAATCTCAATTGGAACTGGTCAAAGATATTCGCAAGCGTTTTAAGGAACGAGCTCCTATCAAACTGGAATCTTCTTCTTTGGTTACGCAAAGTAAATCAGGCGAGAAAAAACATAAAGCAATCATTCGCAATTACCTCGATGATCTGATTTTAGACAATGAGATTTGGAAAGTCCCCGGAGCAACTTCGGGGGTACTGGAATATTTAGTTCGCTATCTACTCAATGAAAAAACACCTGCGGTTAAGTCGGAGCCTAAACCCGATAAAAAGCCGAGTAATCAGCATGATTTGAATCTTCAAATTGAAGAGTTTATCGTGGAGAAAGATGCCGAAGATGAGTCCTATTCGGAAGAGGATAAACAGTTTATTACTCAATATACCGGAAGCGGTGGCTTAATCAAGCAAGGAGCTTCGGGTAAAGGTGTGTTGTATGAATACTTCACTCCGGAAGTCATTGCACAGAAAATGTGGGGCTTGGCATACAAGTTCGGTTATTCAGGGGGTGCAGTATTAGAACCTTCCTGCGGAACAGGAAACTTTTTCAAATACGCTCCCAAAGAAGCTGAATTGGTGGGTTATGAAATCAATCCTTATTCAGTCCGCATTGCAGAAATCATTTATCCGAATGCCAGTATCTATCAGCAGCCTTTTGAA contains the following coding sequences:
- a CDS encoding DUF6908 domain-containing protein; translated protein: MKVDISFNTNKNGVELRFDEKPDEATTSQLKAVGFKYSYRQNMWYASKTNSIVDFANNLKEALESGETTIAINIKPSFSASEENIDHKNFSYVSIAAKGDEGKLFWENYIVFEPSKNIAEQLVSEFAKETFRDKLHSINIYPRNYVRKARQLFKEGNIIGEKSEQKEVQAKEPSAKPLVQSDRPLSKKDKLEILKAFGKFARKRQADFGNLEEEEMPLLFSGWLRVNHADLSDRKNEIWEEYYTIQNILNPDPEKPQVPPKDYHLFFRKFREQVNKSIEEPENESTSTEAFASWLDENYPNITDADKKALTGNYDNWLKEKAKNLKALENLSKPKKMQPHSAIFNKLQKLIPNLNEHLETGTPSGKSVLDSKALMDLSYDFLGQDKKGRYLIALAHYFSQNGDLVPDPDMQIRIDLELETGEAMHYQDQFGYRPVYVFEDGKELVNLKEKKEQNKFLSGWLSNLLNQGHKLELEATENNEEETISKPETPQEQPKDEGILAHSGLTPDGIFQAFDKAYKQKNYEGAARELDVLLMDIRNGHHLESFPEAILRSEMTGMRTPMKKLGWAHYYRIIDDEQFKEALSTNLWELVPQEYKQVKAIKPLDWKADPMDKGLQKIVASFVSKDEYRTAMLGVNFDKNGIVATNGFKLLFIPDTDHVAEGLYCISPKCWEAINIDSKDGTGLSEVDQDRVEQYRTQTRYPDYSSVIPSSLNHIQPIDAESLLSFLEGMKRSGFLKPDNYPVCLKAGSYFVGFAVDILIDSIKALLHLGITELELGVLEATKGCLLAEKGKTKDARGLQHPFVLMMPLVVDAVYERDYPDTGDVYFDTTLNSVVTKGIDEPKEQESELLKDAEEDIEIPFTKQTGYRGSIRLRTIPEKGFSYGNSSGKEFGDFSGSSSPSTPVSDKDIFPTKEKALKAAFDEHVKTLAAHIQSRDSIYNNEEQKLKKLRKALDELIAFAKAQGIPISQIPDKSPIAKKGSIDFTLPAAWKMTDDEYPQNKVLVFGNPYNQSKLRTILLDRIEATSIQSQLELVKDIRKRFKERAPIKLESSSLVTQSKSGEKKHKAIIRNYLDDLILDNEIWKVPGATSGVLEYLVRYLLNEKTPAVKSEPKPDKKPSNQHDLNLQIEEFIVEKDAEDESYSEEDKQFITQYTGSGGLIKQGASGKGVLYEYFTPEVIAQKMWGLAYKFGYSGGAVLEPSCGTGNFFKYAPKEAELVGYEINPYSVRIAEIIYPNASIYQQPFETIFFAGNTHLKDDFGGAKYELVIGNPPYGEFSGKWAGMGEKKWTGATEYDQYFITRGMDLLLPGGILVFIIPSAFLSNNSKYNKLKEKVAAKADLVDAYRLPAQMFKTTDIGTDIIVFKRKN